A single region of the Neomonachus schauinslandi chromosome 3, ASM220157v2, whole genome shotgun sequence genome encodes:
- the DUSP28 gene encoding dual specificity phosphatase 28, translating into MDPGQASRREVPGVASPAPPPFVRVAPSLFLGTARAAAAPERLARAGVTLCVNVSRQQPGPCAPGVAELRVPVFDDPAEDLLAHLEPTCAAMEAAVRAGGACLVYCKNGRSRSAAVCTAYLMRHRGLSLARAFQAVKSARPVAEPNPGFWSQLQKYEEALQSLPRLSGEPSGPCSGTRGDELQNEP; encoded by the exons ATGGACCCGGGACAAGCCAGCCGCCGCGAGGTCCCCGGGGTCGCCTCGCCCGCGCCGCCGCCGTTCGTGCGCGTCGCCCCCTCGCTGTTCCTCGGGACTGCGCGCGCCGCGGCCGCGCCGGAGCGGCTGGCGCGCGCGGGAGTCACCCTGTGCGTCAACGTCTCGCGCCAGCAGCCCGGCCCGTGCGCGCCCGGCGTGGCCGAGCTGCGCGTGCCCGTGTTCGACGACCCGGCCGAGGACCTGCTGGCGCACCTGGAGCCCACCTGCGCCGCCATGGAGGCTGCGGTGCGCGCCGGCGGCGCCTGCCTGGTCTACTGCAAGAACGGCCGCAGCCGCTCGGCCGCCGTCTGCACCGCCTACCTCATGCGGCACCGCGGCCTCAGCCTGGCGCGGGCCTTCCAG GCCGTGAAGAGCGCGCGCCCGGTGGCTGAGCCCAACCCGGGTTTCTGGTCTCAGCTGCAGAAGTACGAGGAGGCCCTGCAGTCCCTGCCCCGCCTGTCCGGGGAGCCCTCGGGACCGTGCTCCGGAACTAGAGGAGATGAGCTCCAGAATGAGCCCTAG
- the RNPEPL1 gene encoding aminopeptidase RNPEPL1: protein STDAPAIWWLDPELTYGNAKPFVFTQGHSVCNRSFFPCFDTPAVKCTYSAVVKAPSGVQVLMSATRSTYVEEEGVYRFHMEHPVPAYLVALVAGDLQPADIGPRSRVWAEPCLLPTATSKLSGAVEQWLSAAERLYGPYMWGRYDIVFLPPSFPIVAMENPCLTFIISSILESDEFLVIDVIHEVAHSWFGNAVTNATWEEMWLSEGLATYAQRRITTETYGAAFTCLETAFRLDALHRQMKLLGEDSPVSKLQVKLEPGVNPSHLMNLFTYEKGYCFVYYLSQLCGDPQRFDDFLRAYVEKYKFTSVVAQDLLDSFLSFFPELKEQSVDCRAGLEFERWLNATGPPLAEPDLSQGSSLTRPVEALFQLWTAEPLDQAAASASAIDISKWRTFQTALFLDRLLDGSPLPQEVVMSLSKCYSSLLDSMNAEIRIRWLQIVVRNDYYPDLHRVRRFLESQMSRMYTIPLYEDLCTGALKSFALEVFYQTQGRLHPSLRRTIQQILSQGLGPGAEPSVEQASAGADSEVDADTPALLLGDEPPSSAISLRDVNVSA from the exons TCGACCGACGCCCCGGCC ATCTGGTGGCTGGACCCCGAGCTGACCTATGGCAACGCCAAGCCCTTCGTCTTCACCCAGGGCCACTCGGTGTGCAACCgctccttcttcccctgcttcGACACGCCTGCCGTCAAGTGCACCTACTCGGCTGTTGTCAAG GCCCCATCGGGGGTGCAGGTGCTGATGAGCGCCACACGGAGCACCTACGTGGAGGAGGAGGGCGTCTACCGCTTCCACATGGAGCACCCTGTGCCCGCCTACCTCGTGGCCCTCGTGGCCGGGGACCTCCAGCCGGCAGACATCGGGCCTAG GAGCCGTGTGTGGGCCGAGCCGTGCCTGCTGCCCACGGCTACCAGCAAGCTGTCGGGCGCGGTGGAGCAGTGGCTGAGCGCAGCCGAGCGTCTGTACGGGCCATACATGTGGGGCAG GTACGACATCGTCTTCctgcccccctccttccccatcgTGGCCATGGAGAACCCCTGCCTCACCTTCATCATCTCCTCCATCCTGGAGAGTGACGAGTTCCTGGTCATTGATGTCATCCACGAGGTGGCCCACAGCTGGTTCGGGAACGCAGTCACCAATGCCACGTGGGAGGAGATGTGGTTGAGCGAGGGCCTGGCCACCTATGCCCAGCGCCGTATCACCACCGAGACCTACG GGGCTGCCTTCACCTGTCTGGAGACAGCCTTCCGCCTGGATGCCCTACACAGGCAGATGAAGCTCCTCGGAGAGGACAGCCCAGTGAGCAAGCTGCAGGTCAAGCTGGAGCCAG GAGTGAATCCCAGCCACCTGATGAACCTGTTTACTTACGAGAAGGGTTATTGCTTCGTGTACTACCTGTCCCAGCTGTGCGGAGACCCCCAGCGCTTTGACGACTTTCTCCGA GCCTATGTGGAGAAGTACAAGTTCACCAGCGTGGTAGCCCAGGACCTGTTGGACTCCTTCCTGAGCTTCTTCCCAGAGCTGAAGGAGCAAAGCGTGGACTGCCGGGCAG GGCTGGAGTTCGAGCGCTGGCTCAACGCCACAGGCCCACCGCTGGCCGAGCCGGACCTGTCTCAGGGATCTAGCCTGACCCGGCCGGTGGAGGCCCTCTTCCAGCTGTGGACCGCGGAGCCGCTGGACCAGGCAGCCGCCTCAGCCAGTGCCATCGACATCTCCAAGTGGAGGACCTTCCAGACAGCACTCTTCCTGGACCGGCTCCTGGATGGGTCCCCGCTGCCCCAGG AGGTGGTGATGAGCCTGTCCAAGTGCTACTCCTCCCTGCTGGACTCGATGAATGCCGAGATCCGCATCCGCTGGCTTCAGATTGTGGTCCGCAACGACTACTACCCCGACCTCCACCGGGTCCGGCGGTTCCTCGAGAGCCAG ATGTCCCGCATGTACACCATCCCGCTGTACGAGGACCTCTGCACTGGTGCGCTCAAGTCCTTTGCCCTGGAGGTGTTCTACCAGACCCAGGGCCGGCTGCACCCCAGCCTGCGCAGGACCATCCAGCAGATCCTttcccagggcctgggccccGGCGCCGAGCCCAGCGTGGAGCAGGCCAGTGCCGGGGCGGACTCGGAGGTGGACGCAGACACGCCGGCCCTGTTGCTGGGGGACGAGCCTCCCAGCAGCGCCATTTCTCTCAGGGACGTCAACGTGTCTGCCTAG